Sequence from the Anaeromusa acidaminophila DSM 3853 genome:
GGGAATACTGAAGCGCGAGATGTACTATGGCCGGAAATTTACCAGTAGAATGGAATTGATACATGCAATCCGCAGCTATATCCACTACTACAACTTTGACCGATTACAACGAAAGCTGGGCGTTATGACACCTTATGAATACCACGAACACTACAGCGCTGCATAAGAAAAACAGCTCATCCAAACGGATGAGCTGTAAAGGAACTCTTTATATTGTTTGATTGTCCTATTGACGGGGAGCACACCAGCATTTCTATGCAGCGGGCTTTTTTGTTGGCAGGAAAAACGAAGGAAATGGCGAATTTCCATGATGTGGCATATAGATTGCTTTGAATTTAGCCGTAGAATCACCTATAATAAAGCGTATAGTGAATATTTCTGTAAAGAACAAAAGACAGGAGGGCTGTGCCATGGAAGAAGTTCAAGTCAATCAAGAACTGAAGCTCGATGAATTACAGATGGTGATCTTCCGTTTGGCCAATGAGGAATATGCTTTACCCATTACCAAAGTGCAAGAGATCAATCGTTTAGTGCCGATTACCAAAATGCCGCAGACTCCTTCCTTTGTGGAAGGAATCATTAATTTACGAGGACGCATTATTCCTGTTTTGGACATGCGCAAGCGATTTCAGTTGGAAGCAGGAGCCTATAATGACGATACTCGTATTATTATCGTGGAAGTATCCGGGCAGACTATTGGCGTAATTGTTGATGCGGTAGCCGAGGTAATTCGCCTGTCGCAATCGGAAATTGAACCGCCGCCGCCATCCTTTGTGTTAGATGCGAAATATATACAAGGCGTTGGCAAAGTGGATGGACGACTACTCATCTTACTGGAAATTGACAGCATCATTACCTCTGATGAAGAAATAATGCTGAAGCAAATTAACGCATGAGCGAAGCCATGATTCTTCACGGAAACGCCAAGATCAATCTTTCTCT
This genomic interval carries:
- a CDS encoding chemotaxis protein CheW, whose translation is MEEVQVNQELKLDELQMVIFRLANEEYALPITKVQEINRLVPITKMPQTPSFVEGIINLRGRIIPVLDMRKRFQLEAGAYNDDTRIIIVEVSGQTIGVIVDAVAEVIRLSQSEIEPPPPSFVLDAKYIQGVGKVDGRLLILLEIDSIITSDEEIMLKQINA
- a CDS encoding IS3 family transposase, which gives rise to MKREMYYGRKFTSRMELIHAIRSYIHYYNFDRLQRKLGVMTPYEYHEHYSAA